One genomic segment of Hordeum vulgare subsp. vulgare chromosome 2H, MorexV3_pseudomolecules_assembly, whole genome shotgun sequence includes these proteins:
- the LOC123431046 gene encoding wall-associated receptor kinase 3-like, with the protein MISLTALLLQLCLTTAAAQVTAGAGPPAPRCPTSCGGVSLPYPFGVGDGCSWPGFSLICDRTRGGQPRLLVGSGLQVLDISLDNSTVRVVDSAGQVSLTFSGGLDGNGSWGGLGAGGPYVLSEARNQFVVTGCNVQATLVGDGGGGNVISGCSSFCSINDKWTGAVTSSSSTGDGAARCSGIGCCQTPIPIGRPSYRVEIKSLDSTNEYAGRLPVAVRIAERGWFDGASAALLNDSAGYSPTRRPAVPVVLDFAVDSKPVVLPGVATSGCPVDARRSACRSSNASCRNVSGNYRSGYVCRCQDGYQGNPYITDGCQDIDECALPGMCFGECTNTAGGHLCRCLRGAQGDPRIRNGCIKSSLGLSVGIGVGSGAGLLLMVLGAILVTRKMKQRREKMLKKRFFKQNRGHLLQSLVSQKADIAERMIIPLMELEKATNSFDKAREIGGGGHGTVYKGIMSDLHVVAIKKSKVAIQREIDEFINEVAILSQINHRNVVKLFGCCLETEVPLLVYEFISNGTLYHHLHVQEPGPSLTWENRLRIATETARALAYLHSAVSFPIVHRDIKSQNILLDGTLIAKVSDFGASRCIPIDQTETATAIQGTFGYLDPLYFYSGQLTEKSDVYSFGVLLMELLTRKKPCSYRSSKEETLVAYFTASLAAGKLVRVLDPQVMEEGGKEVEEVAVLAIACVGIEVDHRPTMRQVEMTLENLGASHASFVMHDTDVPKYPVVEGMNMEETSRQYSLEAEYLLSSRYPR; encoded by the exons ATGATTTCGCTGACGGCGTTGCTGCTACAGCTCTGCCTCACGACGGCCGCGGCTCAGGTCACGGCAGGTGCAGGGCCGCCCGCGCCCCGCTGTCCGACCAGCTGCGGCGGCGTGAGCTTGCCCTACCCGTTCGGCGTCGGCGACGGGTGCTCCTGGCCGGGATTCAGCCTCATCTGCGACCGGACGCGCGGCGGGCAGCCGCGGCTGCTCGTCGGCAGCGGCCTCCAGGTCCTGGACATATCCCTGGACAACTCCACGGTGCGAGTCGTGGACAGCGCCGGCCAGGTCAGCCTCACCTTCTCCGGGGGCCTCGACGGCAACGGCTCGTGGGGCGGCCTCGGCGCCGGCGGCCCGTACGTGTTGTCCGAGGCGCGCAACCAGTTCGTCGTGACAGGGTGCAACGTGCAGGCCACGCTGGtcggggacggcggcggcggcaacgTCATCAgcggctgctcctccttctgctccatCAACGACAAGTGGACGGGTGccgtgaccagctcgagctccaccGGCGACGGGGCAGCCAGGTGCTCCGGCATCGGCTGCTGCCAGACGCCCATACCCATCGGCCGGCCCTCCTACCGTGTGGAGATCAAGTCGCTCGATTCCACCAACGAGTACGCCGGCCGGCTGCCCGTCGCCGTGCGCATCGCTGAGAGAGGGTGGTTCGACGGGGCCTCCGCCGCGCTCCTCAACGACTCGGCCGGGTACTCGCCCACGCGCCGGCCGGCCGTGCCCGTCGTCCTTGACTTCGCGGTAGATTCCAAGCCAGTGGTGCTGCCAGGGGTGGCGACGTCCGGCTGCCCCGTGGACGCACGGAGGAGCGCGTGCCGGAGCAGCAATGCCTCCTGCCGCAACGTCTCCGGCAACTACCGCAGCGGCTACGTGTGCCGGTGCCAGGACGGGTACCAGGGCAACCCATACATCACCGACGGATGCCAGGACATCGACGAGTGCGCGCTGCCTGGCATGTGCTTCGGCGAGTGCACCAACACGGCGGGAGGGCACTTATGCCGGTGCCTGCGTGGTGCCCAAGGTGACCCACGCATAAGAAATGGCTGCATCAAATCTTCTCTAG GTTTAAGTGTCGGCATAGGAGTTGGCAGTGGAGCCGGCCTTCTACTCATGGTACTTGGTGCTATTTTGGTGACCCGGAAGATGAAGCAACGGAGGGAAAAAATGCTCAAGAAGAGATTCTTCAAGCAAAATCGAGGGCATCTGTTGCAATCATTGGTGTCTCAGAAGGCCGACATTGCTGAGAGGATGATCATCCCCTTGATGGAGCTGGAAAAGGCCACCAATAGTTTCGACAAAGCTCGTGAGATCGGTGGAGGAGGGCACGGCACGGTTTACAAAGGCATCATGTCAGACCTACACGTCGTGGCGATCAAGAAGTCCAAGGTCGCGATCCAGAGGGAGATTGACGAGTTCATAAATGAGGTAGCCATCCTCTCGCAGATCAACCACCGAAATGTAGTGAAGCTCTTTGGGTGCTGCCTCGAGACGGAGGTGCCACTGTTGGTGTACGAGTTCATCTCCAATGGGACCCTTTACCATCATCTTCATGTCCAAGAACCAGGGCCATCCCTAACATGGGAAAATCGTCTAAGGATCGCTACAGAAACCGCGAGAGCTCTTGCCTACCTTCACTCGGCGGTATCATTTCCTATAGTCCACAGGGATATCAAGTCCCAAAACATTCTGTTGGATGGCACTCTCATAGCAAAGGTATCAGACTTCGGAGCTTCAAGGTGCATTCCAATCGATCAAACAGAGACAGCAACCGCTATCCAAGGGACATTTGGGTACCTAGACCCTTTGTACTTCTACTCGGGACAACTCACCGAGAAGAGCGACGTTTACAGCTTCGGCGTCCTCCTCATGGAGCTTCTAACTAGGAAAAAACCATGCTCCTATCGGTCATCCAAGGAGGAAACCCTCGTCGCATATTTCACCGCTTCACTAGCAGCAGGCAAGCTGGTTCGCGTTCTAGATCCCCAGGTCATGGAAGAAGGCGGCAAGGAGGTTGAAGAAGTAGCTGTGCTGGCAATTGCATGTGTCGGGATTGAAGTTGACCACCGACCAACCATGAGGCAAGTGGAGATGACACTTGAGAACCTTGGGGCCTCGCATGCTAGCTTTGTTATGCATGACACGGATGTGCCGAAGTATCCAGTGGTTGAAGGTATGAACATGGAGGAAACAAGCCGGCAATATAGCTTGGAAGCAGAGTATTTATTGTCATCAAGGTACCCTCGGTAg